From the genome of Miscanthus floridulus cultivar M001 chromosome 10, ASM1932011v1, whole genome shotgun sequence, one region includes:
- the LOC136487692 gene encoding proline-rich receptor-like protein kinase PERK1 isoform X1, with translation MARPPALLLFLLVLSAFEAGELPRCSAAAATAAAGKPAVLVHDDLSPVQDTNPIATVPSNNPTPAIITVPSTNPTITIPSLNPLPTPITAPSTNIPSPSSTMPPPVPVIYPLPTPSTSFPPAVPVTNPAVTTPSTSPPSTPTPFNNPPVSTPAPTVTAPTASGRQVWCVVKAAGSSEAALQNALDYACGIGGTDCSAIQPSGSCYYPNTIQAHASYAFNTYYQRNPVPSSCDFGGTAMLVTANPSSGSCVFTSSSPSSSSSTAGYDPASTTTPLSSSSGSDSGAPVLNASGAGSSESSDFGFDIPGAVNLGSGWRSVSPPNWPWVALVWILVALCVHKEGMA, from the exons atGGCCAGGCCGCCGGCGCTGCTCCTCTTCCTCCTAGTCCTCTCCGCCTTCGAGGCCGGGGAGCTTCCACGCTGCTCTgccgctgctgctactgctgctgcag GTAAACCAGCCGTCCTCGTCCATGACGACTTGAGTCCGGTTCAGGACACCAACCCCATCGCGACAGTCCCCTCCAATAACCCGACGCCCGCCATTATCACTGTGCCTTCCACAAATCCCACCATCACCATCCCTTCCTTGAACCCTCTGCCCACGCCCATCACAGCCCCTTCAACAAacatcccttctccttcctccaccATGCCGCCGCCGGTTCCAGTCATATATCCTCTGCCAACGCCGTCAACCTCCTTCCCACCAGCTGTGCCGGTCACCAACCCCGCTGTCACCACGCCTTCCACGTCCCCTCCGTCGACACCAACACCATTCAACAACCCACCAGTGTCGACTCCTGCTCCTACAGTCACAGCTCCGACTGCGTCAGGCCGGCAGGTCTGGTGTGTGGTCAAGGCTGCTGGCTCAAGTGAAGCAGCGCTCCAGAACGCGTTGGACTATGCGTGTGGCATTGGAGGAACAGATTGTTCGGCGATTCAGCCGTCGGGGAGCTGCTACTATCCAAATACCATCCAAGCTCATGCGTCCTATGCTTTCAACACTTATTACCAGAGGAACCCTGTGCCTTCCAGCTGCGACTTTGGGGGGACGGCAATGCTCGTCACTGCTAATCCGA GCTCAGGGAGCTGTGTGTttacatcatcatcaccatcgtcatcaaG CTCTACTGCTGGATATGATCCTGCATCCACGACTACTCCATTGTCATCGTCTTCTGGTTCTGACTCGGGAGCACCGGTGCTGAATGCCAGTGGGGCAGGTTCTTCGGAATCATCAGATTTTGGCTTCGACATCCCAGGAGCTGTCAATTTGGGCAGCGGTTGGAGGTCAGTCTCGCCACCCAACTGGCCCTGGGTAGCTCTGGTCTGGATTCTAGTAGCATTGTGTGTGCACAAAGAAGGGATGGCCTGA
- the LOC136487692 gene encoding proline-rich receptor-like protein kinase PERK1 isoform X2 has product MARPPALLLFLLVLSAFEAGELPRCSAAAATAAAGKPAVLVHDDLSPVQDTNPIATVPSNNPTPAIITVPSTNPTITIPSLNPLPTPITAPSTNIPSPSSTMPPPVPVIYPLPTPSTSFPPAVPVTNPAVTTPSTSPPSTPTPFNNPPVSTPAPTVTAPTASGRQVWCVVKAAGSSEAALQNALDYACGIGGTDCSAIQPSGSCYYPNTIQAHASYAFNTYYQRNPVPSSCDFGGTAMLVTANPSSGSCVFTSSSPSSSSTAGYDPASTTTPLSSSSGSDSGAPVLNASGAGSSESSDFGFDIPGAVNLGSGWRSVSPPNWPWVALVWILVALCVHKEGMA; this is encoded by the exons atGGCCAGGCCGCCGGCGCTGCTCCTCTTCCTCCTAGTCCTCTCCGCCTTCGAGGCCGGGGAGCTTCCACGCTGCTCTgccgctgctgctactgctgctgcag GTAAACCAGCCGTCCTCGTCCATGACGACTTGAGTCCGGTTCAGGACACCAACCCCATCGCGACAGTCCCCTCCAATAACCCGACGCCCGCCATTATCACTGTGCCTTCCACAAATCCCACCATCACCATCCCTTCCTTGAACCCTCTGCCCACGCCCATCACAGCCCCTTCAACAAacatcccttctccttcctccaccATGCCGCCGCCGGTTCCAGTCATATATCCTCTGCCAACGCCGTCAACCTCCTTCCCACCAGCTGTGCCGGTCACCAACCCCGCTGTCACCACGCCTTCCACGTCCCCTCCGTCGACACCAACACCATTCAACAACCCACCAGTGTCGACTCCTGCTCCTACAGTCACAGCTCCGACTGCGTCAGGCCGGCAGGTCTGGTGTGTGGTCAAGGCTGCTGGCTCAAGTGAAGCAGCGCTCCAGAACGCGTTGGACTATGCGTGTGGCATTGGAGGAACAGATTGTTCGGCGATTCAGCCGTCGGGGAGCTGCTACTATCCAAATACCATCCAAGCTCATGCGTCCTATGCTTTCAACACTTATTACCAGAGGAACCCTGTGCCTTCCAGCTGCGACTTTGGGGGGACGGCAATGCTCGTCACTGCTAATCCGA GCTCAGGGAGCTGTGTGTttacatcatcatcaccatcgtca AGCTCTACTGCTGGATATGATCCTGCATCCACGACTACTCCATTGTCATCGTCTTCTGGTTCTGACTCGGGAGCACCGGTGCTGAATGCCAGTGGGGCAGGTTCTTCGGAATCATCAGATTTTGGCTTCGACATCCCAGGAGCTGTCAATTTGGGCAGCGGTTGGAGGTCAGTCTCGCCACCCAACTGGCCCTGGGTAGCTCTGGTCTGGATTCTAGTAGCATTGTGTGTGCACAAAGAAGGGATGGCCTGA
- the LOC136488036 gene encoding phospholipase A(1) DAD1, chloroplastic-like: MAVAASISGSRTCYPSVPMSRGSRRRTTVIRSSFAPCSPASTPSTLRIGSKWAELQGARDWDGLLSPLDGALRGELVRYGEFVRAAYASFDFDGGAPSYGSCRFPSRSLLRRAGMPGTGYRVTSLLHAASTSAPGWLPSSPPCGSSYIGFVAVCDDEREIERLGRRDVVVAFRGTATCGEWVDNFKSGLTRLPIPTTGGEEEEEEEEEEAMVESGFWRLFTAPGEAHSSLQQQVRDEARRIAHEYGGSGMPPLSITVTGHSLGAALAVLTAHEIATTQQQQRLEHGEPAMMVTAVSFGGPRVGNAAFRRRLEQSGGKVLRVVNSDDIVTKVPGFPVHDDGNGGDEPAKGMMKARVPKWLVSKMGWAYADVGRELRLSQAGSAPNVVASHDLDLYLKLVASCTD; this comes from the coding sequence ATGGCAGTGGCGGCGTCTATCTCTGGATCCCGCACCTGCTACCCTAGCGTCCCAATGTCCCGCGGCAGCCGGCGGCGCACCACCGTCATCAGGAGCTCCTTCGCGCCCTGCTCGCCGGCGTCGACGCCCTCGACGCTGCGGATCGGCAGCAAGTGGGCGGAGCTCCAGGGCGCGCGGGACTGGGACGGCCTGCTGAGCCCGCTGGACGGCGCGCTCCGGGGCGAGCTGGTCCGGTACGGGGAGTTCGTGCGCGCGGCCTACGCCAGCTTCGACTTCGACGGCGGCGCGCCGTCCTACGGCTCCTGCCGGTTCCCGAGCCGCTCCCTGCTGCGCCGCGCGGGGATGCCGGGGACAGGGTACCGGGTCACGAGCCTCCTCCACGCCGCGTCCACCTCGGCGCCCGGGTGGCTGCCGTCGTCGCCACCCTGCGGATCCAGCTACATCGGCTTCGTGGCCGTGTGCGACGACGAGCGCGAGATCGAGCGGCTCGGCCGCCGTGACGTCGTCGTCGCGTTCCGCGGCACCGCCACGTGTGGCGAGTGGGTGGACAACTTCAAGTCCGGCCTGACACGGCTCCCGATCCCGACGACcggcggggaggaggaggaggaggaggaggaggaggaggcgatggTGGAGAGCGGGTTCTGGAGGCTCTTCACGGCGCCAGGCGAGGCGCACAGCAGCCTGCAGCAGCAGGTGCGCGACGAGGCGCGGCGGATCGCCCACGAGTACGGCGGCAGCGGCATGCCGCCGCTGAGCATCACGGTGACGGGGCACAGCCTCGGTGCCGCGCTTGCGGTGCTGACCGCCCACGAGATCGCGacgacgcagcagcagcagcgactggAACATGGCgagccggcgatgatggtgacgGCCGTGTCGTTCGGCGGGCCGCGCGTGGGCAACGCGGCGTTCCGGCGCAGGCTGGAGCAGAGCGGCGGCAAGGTGCTCCGCGTGGTGAACTCGGACGACATCGTGACCAAGGTGCCGGGGTTCCCGGTGCATGACGACGGCAACGGCGGCGATGAGCCGGCGAAGGGGATGATGAAGGCGAGGGTGCCGAAGTGGCTCGTCTCAAAGATGGGGTGGGCGTACGCCGACGTGGGGCGCGAGCTGCGGCTGAGCCAGGCTGGCTCGGCGCCCAACGTGGTGGCCTCGCATGACCTCGACTTGTACCTCAAGCTCGTCGCTTCCTGCACAGACTAG